ATCCAGGCATCTTTTCACGTGCTTCCTTGAATAGTAGCAGCAACTCTtcaattttctttctttcttttgctAGCTCGTTCTCTAGGTTTTTTGTATCAAATGGAACTGCCCTGAAGCTtccccttgttttcctgaatattTTCATTATGTTCCTGGGTGGAACTCTTGTTTCTTGTAGGATGTGGATTAGAGTCTTGTCTGATGCAGACATTGACCTGTGACACTTCATGAACCTTACTATCCACTCTGACGGAGCTAGGTTGTGGTTATGTTCTAGTCTTATGTTACTTATTGACCACTTTCCTCTGTATTCCTTCACAAACATTCTGACTTTGCATTTTGTCTGCACAATCCTGGAAGTCCGCCTCTGTCTGAGTGCACTGTCAACGTATGTATCGTCACGGCATCTGTTGCATGCGAATGTCTGTCTTGTTATTTCATTGGTTTTTCTAGACTCGTAGGAGGTGTCCTTTTTTATTGCAAATCCAACCCTTCTTGCGTACGCTGCAAAGAAGAAGAATGCATCATCTTTTGAATCGAATTCCATCCCAACTGTGGGAGTAGATGCCTCTGATATTTCTTGCattgttggatacttcttgtttgcAAACATTCTGTCCATTTCAAGCTCTTCAGCAGTCGGTTCCTCTGGATTCAGCACTGACTCAAGAATTTCTTCATATTTTTCATCTTCTTTGTTCCCATGCTCATCACCATTTGAATAATCAGCATTGTCAGCTGGGCATGCATTCTCaccagcaaatgatgcaccatctGCATGCATTTCTGGGATGTTGCTATCAGCATATCCTTCGTTGTCTTCGTTCTCGAATTTGAGCACCTGGTTTTTCACATAGATGCATCATGGTTTTTTGGGGTATCAGCTATGGTGTTTTGTTAATGTCTCCCAAAGAAACTcaatgttttactttatttttgtttgtaAATTATGTTACGTGAAGCAATTTGACatgttacctcatttaaatcgaaGTCCTTGCATTTTTGTTTGCTCGCCCTTGTGATGTTTGATGACGTATGTCCTTCCGCTTCAGAGTTTTGCTTGTGCATGTAAAAACTTTCTTCAACTGCTTGTAGCTCTGCCAAGCTTTTGAGCTCAACTCTCTCTTTCCTTCTCTGAAGAAATGCCTGTAATGTGTAACAAAGACTTTTATTAGTTTTTATTTTTTGAGGATATGAACAAATTCCATGTCTATAATCTGCAGAGGTTCATTACCTGTGCAAATTTATCTACCATCCTCCGGCACTGTATTGGTGTCTTCCCTGTCATAGATCCAAATATACTTTCTGCAGCAGTTGTAACATCCTCCTGTTGTGTTTTTCCCGACTCATTTGCTTTTGTTGTATCCATCTGCAACAGAAATTATTGTTATATCAGAGTTACTCTTTCTGTTTTACATTTGTTAATCATAGTCACAtgtttatgtatatgagttttaaTCAATGTTTTTTTTCATATCTGCCTTTTTCAGATAATGGAGGATTTAACTTTTTTGTGTGCAAGTCAATAGGAGTCTGTGGAGCTATGGACAAAGAATTATGGACAGTTGATACACAGTGTTACCATTTTTGTTCTACGTGTGCTGTGTAACTTTTAGTACACAGGAGGATGTTAACAGAGTTTTTCTTAATCCtgtctctttttgtatttttttttcttttttgagctGTGTAAAGTGATCAATGTTCTGTAAGTTTCTCTATGTGATGTACATTGTATGTTTTTTCCCATGTAATATTCTACTATGCTGAACCTTTTCTATATTTTTCTATTATGGTAAATGAAGGTAATGTACATATGATTTTCTAGGTTTTCTAGATGAAAAATGCATGTGCTAGTTGAATTAAGTACTAACCTTTCCTTTTTATACCGTATGCTGGTGGGTGAATTTCCTCTCTCAGATCAAGGACTCATCTCGTAAACCACTTGGATGATTTTGTCTATAACCTGAGCACCctaaatctctctctctctctagttcTTTTTCTTCCTGAAATTTGTATTTTCGAccgtggggggggggggtagaaGTTCTTCGTGGCTGGGTTAAAGAAAAGGATGATTCTCAGATTTCGTCCGTCTGGTCCACTTGCTCCATTGCTTTTGATGTGCACCAGGCGGAAGCTTTTTTGTTTGGTTGAGGAGAGAGATGGTGGCGATGGTTGGTGGCGGAGGAGATGGATCTGTCCCCGATCAGATCCTGGGGAAGAAGGAGTTtatctccttatttttttcggtTTTTACTGATGAGGTTTTGATTATTGTGTATGTGACCCTATTTCTTATCTTCCTCTATCTTTCATTTCTATCCTTGTGTGTGTACATGTCCACCTGTTCCGTGGGTATTTTTTATACTTTATTTTTTCGAGGGGTTTTTTGTCAATAGGTAGATCCTACCTAACCCGACGGTCTCGTTTTGTCTGGAGTTCGAGCTGTCCCCTTTCCTCTTTCATTCTCTTTCCTCTCCCAACCATTCTCCATCAATCTCGTATATTTCCTCCAAGAAGGCGCTAGGCGTGTACGGAGGAGAAACCATGGGCAGATCCATCTAGGTCGTGTTTTCAGATCTATTTTTTTTTGTCCTGCCCTTTGTTTCCTTTTCAATTTCTTCATACCTATACGTTTCTTCCAGCTCGTACGATCGCTGGTTTTCGTACCTCTTTTTGTTTGGCTTTTTCATCTTTTGCAGATCCAATGATTTTTTGTTCCGCTTATCTTATGATGATTCGTCTATACTCCCCTGTACCTTTTTCCTGGATGATTTTTTGTTTTCCTCCAGGATTTTTGTTTGGTTTTCTGTTCATATTGCTCTTCTTCTCTCAGCATTTCTTTTATTCGAATGACTGAATTATCAATTGTGTTAATCAAGGTACATCAACTTCTTTGTTTTTGCAGGGTATGGAGATTAATCTTTCAAACTAGCAACCCCTCTTCATATATTTTTTCTTCCATCTGCAAGCCATGGACGGGAATGATGCAGCAAAGGTATAACATGATTTGTTGTGTAGTCTCTTTTTTCTTGTGTTTATCTGTTTTGTGTCTGTCCCAAATTATATATGTTTGCTTCTGGTtgatcattttttttaaattttgtgtgcCTAGTTCCTGGTTAGTATGGAACCTTTACTTTTGATATGAATTTGTTCACTACTCATTGGGTATATGTTTTCATGTCTGAATTTTCATTTGTTCCCGCTGCCTTTTCCAAgaaaataattcacatttcattgAATACGTTATTTATTCATATTACATGGTTGATAGGTTTGTCAACCTcttttctgtttttgtttttcGAGTACATAGTTGATGTTCATCAACCTGAAACGACTATTTTGATGGCATGTCTACAAGGTAGCGTGAATGCCGTCATTTGATTGACTGTTTGTGTTCATTACATGGCGTTTTATCTGTGTGTAGAAGGTGTCGACATGAAGTGTACTGTCTCTTGTCTCACTCGGGTAGTACTGGTTTGTATTTGAAGAATATCTTTTTCAGGGCTTGTTCACTGTTCACTGGGTATATTCTTTCATTTCTTAATTTTGTATGTCCGTGTTCCTCTTTTATAGAAAAAGAAAGCACACGCCATCGAATACTACATGGTCAGATTACGTCGTTAATTGTTACTTGTCAGCTACTTTTTTGTATGTTAAGACTACATATTTGCTGTTCATCAACATGTACCGACTATTCGATTATTTATTTTTAATCATGTAATTTGCAATTATCAGGGCTTTAGGACCAAGCTTTCGCTTCCTAAGTTTCTTGGAGTGACTAGACGGTTGATAGCTACCCAGAAGAAGCTTGTTGCTGATATTGGTCTTGagcaactgctctatgtgacctgTGAATACCTTCCTAGGAGTCTCATCGCTTATCTGGTAGCTAACTTCGATTCGCAGACTAGGTCGCTGTCTCTAGCTAATGGTCCTCCTGTCAAATTCAGTGCCTATTGTATCAACAAAGTTCTCGGTACACCCATCGGAGGTTTGCTGATTGGGAGGAAAGTTGATCCTCAGTTAAGGGCAGCTATTGGTAATTTGACCAACTGCAAAGGCCATTACCCTACCATTTCCGAGCTGGATAAAATTCTGACAAGGGGATTGGATGGAGACACTTTCAAAATTGTATTCACTTTGTATGCCATGACCGCTTTTCTCTATCCATCTAGCCATGACGCTGTCAGTCCTGATTACTTACACATCGTGGAGAATCCTTCTGTGATATCTTCATACGACTTCTCCAGTGCAGTACTCCAAAAGCTCGTTTCTTGCATTGAAGCTTATAATGGAGGTACAACTTCAGTGTTAGGAGGGAACCTGTTTTGCTTAATGGTACGTAATGTTTTATAGTATCTCTCCATCCCTTTTCTGACAACTTTTTGTttccctttttattctttttggtAAAAGCATTTTTTGTAATACCATGTTAACTTTTCATGTTCTGAATTTTTGGTTATTTTCTGTATTAACatcttttttgatttttttatgacATAGGCTGTGTACTTTGAGTTTCTTGACACTGAGGTGATTGTGTCACACTTGAAGTGCAGTGTTCCTCGCATATCAATATGGTCTTCTTCTTTGGTTTCGGAAATCGAGATGCTAGATTGTGTTTGCAAAGAGAAAGGAATATTCGGTAGCTTGCCCGTATGTTTTCCTTTTTCAAGACTTAGTATATTTCATATCAATTTCATTTTTCTCACACAGTCATCCTTcaaccattttttgtttttcttctctTATTCATTCAGACGAAAGATGTTGCAAGGACCCCTTTTGGAAATTTAATTAATGAAGGTCAAACCATTGAGCGTAATTCATATGAAGACCTTCTACAATTTGTCTTGTCAACAACACCTTTGGAGTCGCATGAAGAGGTGTGTATGCTTTTTAACATAATTATAATTTTGTGATAGCACCAATTGCTTTTTTGAAGAATTATACCCTGGTTGGTGGGGGCTTTTTTCTTGGGAGGATGGTGTTTTATGGGAGTGTGTTGACATGTTCACGTTTTTATGCAGTTTTGGTACGCGACTGGGTTGATAATTTCACGGTTTTACATTTGATGAATAACTTTTCGTGGGATTGATACATAACTGGTCAGGGGGTTGGTAAAAAAACTTTTTTGACAGGCAGGCGACAGGGTTGATAAATTGACGTTATTACACTTTGATAAATAACTTATATGACGTTTGATACATAACTTGGCAGGTGGTTGTTAAATGCACTTTTTTTGACAAGTAGGCTACTGTGTTGATAAATGCACCTTTCTACATTTGATAAATAACTGATGTTGGGGTTGATACATTACTGGTCAGGGTGTTGACGAATACACTTTTATTTTTTGCCAAGGTAGGCTACTGGGTTGATAAATTCACCTTTCTACATTTGATAAATAACTGATCGGTGGGCTGATACATAACTGGTCAAGGGGTTGATAAATACACTTTTCTAAGTCTGTTGTTGAATAGTTCTTTTTTATAGTAGTTGCATATTTTATTATTAATGTGtcttttgattttattttgtttttggtcATAAAGGTTAAGGCACAAGTTCCTTTGTTTATAAGCAAAATGCAGAAAGACATAATGGACTCCATACAACCAGTAATTGTCAACAATGTCATGAGTTTTCTCAGGATGACTTCAGTTAGTTCATCCATGTTGAATACTGATGAGAAGCGTAAATGTTAGAGTGGACCTGTGTTTTTCAAAGTACCTCCACATGTTTCTAGTGTTTGCCAAAGTCCATTAGTTCAGTCGAACACTATGTGTATTCCTGGGCAAGCAGGATTATTAAAATCTTCTGATCCTCTGACTATGTCTGATGTGGAATGTGAAATAGAACATGTCTGCAATGATGGGTGCTTGTTACCAGTTCCTGGCGATGATATCCTTGAGAGATCGACTAAAGAAGGCATGAAG
This Lolium perenne isolate Kyuss_39 chromosome 1, Kyuss_2.0, whole genome shotgun sequence DNA region includes the following protein-coding sequences:
- the LOC127333845 gene encoding protein FAR1-RELATED SEQUENCE 5-like; the protein is MDTTKANESGKTQQEDVTTAAESIFGSMTGKTPIQCRRMVDKFAQAFLQRRKERVELKSLAELQAVEESFYMHKQNSEAEGHTSSNITRASKQKCKDFDLNEVLKFENEDNEGYADSNIPEMHADGASFAGENACPADNADYSNGDEHGNKEDEKYEEILESVLNPEEPTAEELEMDRMFANKKYPTMQEISEASTPTVGMEFDSKDDAFFFFAAYARRVGFAIKKDTSYESRKTNEITRQTFACNRCRDDTYVDSALRQRRTSRIVQTKCKVRMFVKEYRGKWSISNIRLEHNHNLAPSEWIVRFMKCHRSMSASDKTLIHILQETRVPPRNIMKIFRKTRGSFRAVPFDTKNLENELAKERKKIEELLLLFKEAREKMPGFRHSLDVDSDNRVKIIFWTDQIGRENYSKFGQFVSFDTTFSTNQYGMPFAPILGVDNYGKTVVFGVGLLEDERADTFKWLFEEFLSAMDNKHPETIITDQDVAMRIAISKALPYTVHRFYNFHISKNLDDKLSLFFAVRGTLKEELRAVIRNSFTPEEFENSWHDLLERHNTSGEPHLDRIYDIRAQWVPAYFKERFFPFTSSTGRSESTNSLFKHYIKRKDSIATFFKEYIIIQEKKQSDLDRLREKSEFKESVNWGFNPLEREAMKIYTDPIYGKFAEELRKGTAYNVEVVEEKRIYRVIRVTNYRNAEFPR